The Mucilaginibacter rubeus genomic interval ATTTCGGCCAGTTTTTTTTGTTGAAGCTGGAAACCTGCAATAGGGCGGCCAAATTGTTCCCGTTCTTTAGTGTAACGAAGAGCAGTATCGTAGCAATCCATCGCGGCACCCAAGGCGCCCCAGGCAATTCCATAACGTGCCTGGTTTAAGCATCCCAATGGCCCTTTAATGCCGGCAACATTTGGTAATAGGTTTTCTTTAGGTACTTTAACATGGTCAAAAACAAGTTCGCCGGTAGCCGATGCCCTCAGCGACCATTTGTTATGGGTGGTTGGTGTAGTAAAACCTTCCATGCCGCGTTCAACTATCAAGCCGCGAATTTTGCCCTCTTCATCTTTAGCCCAAACAACGGCAATATCGGCAAAAGGCGAATTGGAGATCCACATTTTGGCGCCGTTAAGGATATAGTGGTCGCCCGCGTCTTTTATGTTGGTGGTCATACCACCGGGGTTTGATCCATGATCTGGCTCTGTTAAACCAAAGCAGCCCATTAACTCACCTGTAGCAAGCTTGGGCAGATACTTTTTGCGTTGTTCTTCGCTACCATAAGCATAAATCGGGTACATTACTAATGATCCCTGAACCGAGGCTGTGGAACGGATGCCTGAATCACCGCGCTCTAACTCCTGCATGATGATACCATATGACATATAGTCCAGACCCGCACC includes:
- a CDS encoding acyl-CoA dehydrogenase family protein → MAKTDLYEAPDYYLLDELLTDEHKLIRSSVRDWVKKELSPIIEDYAQKAEFPSQLLKGLAEIGAFGPTIPVEYGGAGLDYMSYGIIMQELERGDSGIRSTASVQGSLVMYPIYAYGSEEQRKKYLPKLATGELMGCFGLTEPDHGSNPGGMTTNIKDAGDHYILNGAKMWISNSPFADIAVVWAKDEEGKIRGLIVERGMEGFTTPTTHNKWSLRASATGELVFDHVKVPKENLLPNVAGIKGPLGCLNQARYGIAWGALGAAMDCYDTALRYTKEREQFGRPIAGFQLQQKKLAEMITEITKGQLLVWRLGTLKNENRATPAQISMAKRNSVETAITIAREARQMLGGMGITGEYPIMRHMMNLESVITYEGTHDIHLLITGMDITGLDAFK